From one Novosphingobium sp. genomic stretch:
- a CDS encoding NAD(P)H-hydrate dehydratase: MPSPEPLHFGADILTAAQMKQAEQLLIDAGFGVEVLMARAGRGAAEYIWRMAGPLRIISVLVGPGHNGGDGWVIARHLHERGARVQVVMAHAPASEASRLARAAFEGHVVDCPDHGDLHGDILVDCLYGTGLSRPLGDLDLDLLTGLAAGHRRRVALDLPSGVEADRGDDFGHDLPQYDLTIALGAWKRAHGLMPAAGRMGVLKLVDIGCDPVAGVGRMLEGITLEPPLPGAHKYTRGLLGVVAGAMPGAALMAARAAGGAGAGYVRLLTEDALPAPADLVVQGLDGLDDKRLSALLVGPGLGRDKAAELVLKSVLATGKRLVLDGDALMLLTPAMAKGQQAILTPHEGELAALESAFALHVNGSKVKRAKALAEASGMVVVAKGPDTVIATPDGTWTIAPRASSWLSVAGSGDVLAGLIASRLAAGVSAFEAACQGVWLHGRAAGLLGGPFTAMALAEAVPSAVRACL; the protein is encoded by the coding sequence TTGCCCAGCCCCGAACCTCTTCATTTCGGGGCGGATATTCTGACAGCCGCCCAGATGAAGCAGGCCGAACAACTGCTGATCGATGCCGGTTTCGGGGTCGAGGTGCTGATGGCGCGCGCCGGGCGCGGCGCGGCGGAGTATATCTGGCGCATGGCCGGGCCGCTGCGGATCATCAGCGTGCTGGTGGGGCCGGGGCACAATGGCGGCGACGGCTGGGTGATCGCCCGCCATCTGCACGAGCGCGGCGCAAGGGTGCAGGTGGTGATGGCCCATGCTCCCGCCAGCGAGGCCTCGCGGCTGGCCCGCGCGGCCTTTGAGGGGCATGTGGTCGATTGCCCCGATCATGGCGATCTGCATGGCGATATTCTGGTCGACTGCCTTTACGGCACCGGCCTGTCGCGGCCTCTGGGGGACCTTGATCTGGATTTGCTGACCGGTCTGGCGGCGGGGCATCGGCGCCGCGTTGCGCTCGATCTGCCCTCGGGCGTGGAGGCGGATCGGGGCGATGATTTCGGGCATGATCTGCCGCAGTATGATCTCACCATCGCGCTGGGGGCGTGGAAGCGCGCGCATGGGCTGATGCCCGCGGCGGGGCGGATGGGCGTGCTGAAACTGGTCGATATCGGTTGCGATCCCGTTGCGGGGGTGGGGCGCATGCTGGAGGGGATCACGCTTGAACCGCCCTTGCCGGGGGCGCATAAATATACGCGCGGGTTGCTGGGCGTGGTGGCGGGGGCCATGCCGGGCGCGGCGCTGATGGCTGCGCGCGCTGCCGGTGGAGCGGGCGCGGGCTATGTGCGCCTGCTGACCGAGGATGCTCTGCCTGCGCCCGCCGATCTGGTGGTGCAAGGGCTGGATGGCTTGGACGACAAGCGCTTGTCCGCCCTGCTGGTCGGCCCCGGACTGGGGCGCGACAAGGCTGCCGAGTTGGTGCTGAAATCTGTGCTGGCCACGGGCAAGAGGCTGGTGCTGGATGGCGATGCGCTGATGCTGTTGACCCCCGCCATGGCCAAGGGACAACAGGCGATCCTCACCCCGCATGAGGGCGAGCTGGCCGCGCTGGAAAGCGCCTTCGCGCTCCATGTCAATGGCAGCAAGGTCAAGCGCGCCAAGGCTTTGGCCGAGGCCAGCGGCATGGTGGTGGTGGCTAAGGGCCCGGACACGGTGATCGCCACGCCCGACGGCACATGGACCATCGCCCCGCGTGCCTCAAGCTGGCTGAGCGTGGCCGGATCGGGCGATGTGCTGGCCGGGCTGATCGCCAGTCGGCTGGCCGCCGGAGTGTCCGCTTTTGAGGCAGCCTGCCAGGGCGTATGGCTGCACGGGCGCGCGGCGGGCTTGCTTGGCGGGCCTTTCACGGCCATGGCGCTGGCCGAAGCGGTGCCGAGCGCGGTGCGGGCTTGCCTGTAA
- a CDS encoding class I SAM-dependent RNA methyltransferase, with product MSEDLHEELIERLAARGDGVTAGGRHVAMAAPGDYVLDDGSLRHGPHHVDPVCQHYGVCGGCQLQHVDDVALANFVMERVVNAAKGQKLEPEHVTPVHLSPSGARRRASLHGQRVGGIALGFREAHAHTIVDQKQCPVLAPELEAIVDPLRRMLQRREGKLAVDIDLTLTEQGVDVGIKGFKVEGLAETEAALDFAREHKLARLSLDQGYGPEALWEPEPVTVSLSGVSVPLPPGAFLQATVDGEQALTAAVTRWLKGAGAVVDLFSGLGTFAFALAKQGSKVLAVEAERAAHLACKAGAAGTQLPVLSMHRDLFRNPLLADELNRFPAVVLDPPRAGAKEQVGRIAGSTVQRVAYISCNPSSWARDAVTLIEGGYRLVELRPVGQFRWSSHVELASLFIKG from the coding sequence GTGTCCGAAGACCTGCATGAAGAACTGATCGAGCGGCTGGCCGCGCGCGGCGATGGCGTGACCGCGGGCGGTCGCCATGTGGCCATGGCCGCGCCGGGCGATTACGTGCTCGACGATGGCAGCCTGCGCCACGGCCCTCACCATGTGGATCCCGTCTGCCAGCATTACGGCGTCTGCGGTGGCTGCCAGCTTCAGCATGTGGACGATGTGGCGCTCGCCAATTTCGTGATGGAGCGCGTGGTCAACGCCGCCAAGGGCCAGAAGCTGGAGCCCGAGCATGTGACGCCGGTGCATCTCTCGCCCTCGGGCGCGCGCCGCCGCGCCTCGCTGCATGGCCAGCGGGTGGGCGGCATCGCGCTGGGCTTCCGTGAGGCCCATGCCCACACCATCGTCGATCAGAAGCAGTGCCCCGTGCTGGCGCCTGAACTGGAAGCCATCGTCGATCCGCTGCGCCGCATGCTTCAGCGCCGCGAGGGCAAGCTGGCGGTGGACATCGACCTGACGCTGACCGAGCAGGGCGTCGATGTCGGCATCAAGGGTTTCAAGGTCGAAGGTCTGGCCGAGACCGAGGCCGCGCTGGACTTCGCCCGCGAGCACAAGCTGGCCCGCCTGTCGCTCGACCAGGGTTATGGCCCCGAAGCGTTGTGGGAGCCCGAGCCGGTGACGGTGTCGCTCTCGGGCGTGTCCGTGCCGCTGCCGCCGGGCGCCTTCCTTCAGGCCACCGTTGATGGCGAGCAGGCGCTGACCGCCGCCGTGACTCGCTGGCTGAAGGGCGCGGGCGCGGTGGTGGATCTGTTCTCGGGCCTTGGCACCTTCGCTTTCGCGCTGGCCAAACAGGGCAGCAAGGTGCTGGCCGTCGAGGCCGAGCGCGCCGCCCATCTCGCCTGCAAGGCGGGCGCCGCCGGAACCCAGCTTCCCGTGCTGAGCATGCACCGCGACCTGTTCCGCAACCCGCTGCTGGCCGACGAACTGAACCGCTTCCCCGCCGTGGTGCTCGATCCGCCGCGCGCCGGGGCCAAGGAGCAGGTGGGGCGCATCGCCGGCTCCACCGTGCAGCGCGTGGCCTATATCAGTTGCAATCCCTCAAGCTGGGCGCGTGATGCGGTGACGCTGATCGAGGGCGGCTATCGGCTGGTCGAGCTGCGGCCCGTGGGGCAGTTCCGCTGGTCCTCGCATGTGGAATTGGCGAGTTTGTTCATCAAGGGATGA
- a CDS encoding class I SAM-dependent methyltransferase, with protein sequence MASLPQDHAALMDRVYRGQRHIYDATRKYFLFGRDRLIEGLNIAPGQTLLEVGCGTGRNLSLAAKRWKGAELFGLDISEQMLASARKTLGPKAVLKQGDACAFNPQALFGHNGFDHVMISFALSMIPDWQGALAMACDTLAPGGTLHIVDFGDAQGLPGLARQALNGWLTRFHVSPRLDLVARAGALAAARGMSVEPLRGPWGYYQIVVVRRSAV encoded by the coding sequence ATGGCCAGCCTGCCACAAGACCACGCCGCGCTGATGGACCGCGTCTATCGCGGCCAGCGGCATATCTATGACGCCACGCGCAAATATTTCCTGTTCGGGCGCGACCGGTTGATCGAGGGCCTGAACATCGCGCCGGGCCAGACCCTGCTGGAAGTGGGCTGCGGCACCGGACGCAACCTGTCGCTGGCGGCCAAGCGATGGAAGGGCGCCGAGCTGTTCGGGCTGGACATCTCCGAGCAAATGCTGGCTTCGGCCCGCAAGACCCTCGGGCCCAAGGCCGTGCTGAAGCAGGGCGATGCCTGCGCCTTCAACCCGCAAGCGCTGTTCGGGCACAATGGCTTCGACCATGTGATGATCTCCTTCGCGCTCTCGATGATCCCCGACTGGCAAGGCGCGCTGGCCATGGCCTGCGACACGCTGGCCCCCGGCGGCACGCTGCACATCGTCGATTTCGGGGACGCGCAGGGGCTGCCCGGTCTGGCCCGACAGGCGCTGAATGGCTGGCTGACGCGCTTCCACGTTTCGCCCCGGCTGGATCTGGTGGCGCGCGCCGGGGCTTTGGCTGCGGCGCGGGGGATGTCGGTGGAGCCTTTGCGTGGGCCTTGGGGATATTACCAGATCGTCGTGGTGCGGCGCTCGGCAGTTTAA
- a CDS encoding DUF3419 family protein: MPNAPTPHIIEGAVVRSHVPMTERLLDRAFALAFRGLVYAQIWEDPVVDMEALDIQPDSRIVTIASGSCNALSYLTADPAQVTAVDLNTAHIALGRLKIAALRHLPDHDALRRFFVEADNRRNLADYRSLIAPHLDETSRRYWEGRDLAGRRRIHGFARGIYKRGLLGNFIGMAHLIARLYRVDLKVILEATSLEDQRRLFDERIAPVFDKRFIRWLTKQPASLFGLGIPPAQYEALAGDQRMATVLRARLERLACGFSVQDNYFAWQAFNRGYGRAPNAPVPPWLQADNHQAVRDRIDRMTLSHTNFTDHLALQADASLDRYVLLDAQDWMSDAQLTALWSQITRTARSGARVLFRTAGEPTILPGRVPDEILSRWSYSEEEARELIARDRSSIYGGLHLYRFKG, translated from the coding sequence ATGCCAAATGCTCCAACGCCCCATATCATCGAAGGCGCAGTCGTGCGCAGCCATGTCCCCATGACCGAAAGGTTGCTGGACCGGGCCTTTGCACTTGCCTTTCGCGGCCTGGTCTATGCCCAGATCTGGGAAGACCCCGTGGTGGATATGGAGGCGCTGGACATTCAGCCCGACAGCCGCATCGTCACCATCGCGAGCGGAAGTTGCAATGCCCTGTCCTACCTCACCGCCGATCCGGCGCAGGTAACAGCGGTCGATCTCAACACCGCGCATATCGCGCTGGGCCGCCTCAAGATCGCCGCGCTGCGCCATCTGCCCGACCATGACGCGCTGCGCCGCTTCTTCGTCGAGGCCGACAACCGCCGCAATCTGGCCGATTACCGCAGCCTGATCGCGCCGCATCTCGACGAGACCAGCCGCCGCTATTGGGAAGGCCGCGATCTCGCTGGCCGCCGCCGCATCCACGGTTTCGCGCGCGGCATCTACAAGCGCGGGCTGCTCGGCAATTTCATCGGCATGGCCCACCTGATCGCCCGCCTCTACCGCGTCGATCTGAAGGTCATCCTCGAAGCCACCTCGCTGGAAGACCAGCGCCGCCTCTTTGACGAGCGCATCGCCCCGGTCTTCGACAAGCGCTTTATCCGCTGGCTGACCAAGCAGCCCGCCTCGCTCTTCGGCCTCGGCATCCCCCCGGCCCAGTATGAAGCCCTCGCCGGTGACCAGCGCATGGCCACCGTGCTGCGCGCGCGCCTCGAACGCCTCGCCTGCGGCTTCTCGGTGCAGGACAATTACTTCGCCTGGCAGGCGTTCAACCGTGGCTATGGCCGCGCCCCCAACGCCCCCGTGCCGCCATGGCTGCAGGCCGACAACCATCAGGCCGTGCGCGACCGCATCGACCGCATGACCCTGTCGCACACCAATTTCACCGACCACCTCGCGCTGCAGGCCGATGCCAGCCTCGACCGCTACGTACTGCTCGACGCGCAGGACTGGATGAGCGACGCCCAGCTCACCGCCCTGTGGAGCCAGATCACCCGCACCGCCCGCAGCGGCGCCCGCGTGCTGTTCCGCACCGCTGGCGAGCCCACCATCCTGCCCGGCCGCGTGCCCGACGAGATCCTCTCGCGCTGGTCCTATTCGGAAGAGGAAGCCCGCGAGCTGATCGCCCGCGACCGCTCCTCGATCTATGGCGGGCTGCACCTCTATCGGTTCAAGGGCTGA
- a CDS encoding pyridoxal-phosphate dependent enzyme: MRSPSLAGIHAAAEKIASILPETPLLPLEVHGVTVWCKAEVLQPVGAFKIRGAWHRLSDLSPEEAAKGVVGVSSGNHAQGVAWAARRLGIPAIIVMPNDAPKVKLEATAAMGATIVTYDRPGGEDRDEAAARVLAQTGGTLVHAYADPWVIEGQGTAGLALSAQMEQWAGGAPTRIVTPCGGGGLAAGLALACPEAEIVPVEPEGWDDVARSLASGTIQKVGADAPATLCDALQTPATREINFAVLKERCQSGLWVSPSEVAEAQRLAFRQLRLVVEPGGAAALAAVLAGKAPVDGRTAVMLTGGNTDAEAFAKVLAG, from the coding sequence ATGCGCAGCCCCTCCCTGGCCGGCATCCACGCCGCCGCCGAAAAAATCGCCAGCATCCTGCCTGAAACGCCGCTCCTCCCGCTTGAGGTCCACGGGGTCACGGTCTGGTGCAAGGCCGAAGTGTTGCAGCCCGTCGGCGCCTTCAAGATTCGCGGCGCCTGGCACCGCCTGAGCGACCTCTCCCCCGAGGAAGCCGCCAAGGGCGTGGTCGGCGTCTCCAGCGGCAACCATGCGCAGGGCGTGGCCTGGGCGGCGCGACGCCTTGGCATTCCCGCGATCATCGTCATGCCCAACGACGCCCCGAAGGTGAAGCTGGAGGCCACCGCGGCCATGGGCGCAACCATCGTCACCTATGACCGCCCCGGCGGCGAGGACCGCGACGAAGCCGCCGCCAGGGTTCTGGCGCAGACCGGCGGCACCCTCGTCCACGCCTATGCCGACCCCTGGGTGATCGAGGGTCAGGGCACCGCAGGCCTCGCCCTCTCGGCGCAGATGGAGCAATGGGCGGGCGGCGCCCCCACCCGCATCGTCACGCCCTGCGGCGGCGGCGGGCTGGCCGCCGGTCTGGCGCTGGCCTGCCCCGAGGCCGAGATCGTCCCCGTCGAACCCGAAGGCTGGGACGATGTGGCCCGCTCGCTGGCCAGCGGCACGATCCAGAAGGTCGGCGCCGACGCCCCCGCCACCCTCTGCGACGCCCTGCAAACCCCCGCCACGCGCGAGATCAACTTCGCCGTGCTGAAAGAGCGCTGCCAGAGCGGCCTCTGGGTCAGCCCTTCGGAGGTGGCCGAGGCCCAGCGCCTCGCCTTCCGCCAGTTGCGGCTGGTGGTCGAGCCGGGCGGCGCGGCGGCGCTGGCAGCCGTGCTGGCGGGCAAGGCCCCCGTGGATGGCCGCACCGCCGTCATGCTGACCGGCGGCAACACCGATGCCGAGGCTTTCGCCAAGGTGCTGGCAGGCTGA
- a CDS encoding saccharopine dehydrogenase family protein, with protein MSKVLVIGAGGVSSVAVHKMAMNAGIFTDIHLASRTKSKCDAIAESVKQRTGVEISTYAIDAEDVPALSTLIEQIGAKLVVNLALPYQDLTIMDACLATGVSYLDTANYEPKDVAKFEYHWQWAYQDRFKEKGIMAVLGSGFDPGVTSVFAMWLKKHKLKTIRQLDILDCNGGDHGQAFATNFNPEINIREVTAPARHWEGGAFVETPAMGKKVSFDFEGVGPKNMYMMYHEELESLAKFIPELDRARFWMTFGDEYIKHLTVLQNVGMTRIDPVIYNGVEIIPLQFLKAVLPEPSTLGATTKGKTNIGDIATGEALDGSGEKTFYIKNICDHEACFEETGNQAVSYTTGVPAMIGAALMLTGAWKGEGVFNIEQLDPDPFMEMLNTQGLPWTVEELAGPVEF; from the coding sequence TTGAGCAAGGTTCTGGTGATTGGCGCCGGCGGCGTCAGCAGCGTGGCGGTCCACAAGATGGCGATGAACGCCGGGATTTTCACCGACATCCATCTGGCCAGCCGCACCAAGAGCAAGTGCGATGCCATCGCCGAATCGGTGAAGCAGCGCACGGGCGTCGAGATTTCGACCTATGCCATCGATGCCGAGGATGTTCCGGCGCTTTCCACGCTGATCGAGCAGATCGGTGCCAAGCTGGTGGTCAATCTGGCGCTGCCCTATCAGGATCTGACGATCATGGATGCCTGTCTGGCGACGGGCGTGTCCTACCTCGATACCGCCAACTATGAGCCCAAGGATGTGGCCAAGTTCGAGTATCACTGGCAGTGGGCCTATCAGGACCGCTTCAAGGAAAAGGGCATCATGGCCGTGCTGGGCAGCGGTTTCGATCCGGGCGTGACCAGCGTGTTCGCCATGTGGCTCAAGAAGCACAAGCTCAAGACCATCCGCCAGCTCGATATTCTGGACTGCAACGGCGGCGACCATGGTCAGGCCTTTGCCACCAACTTCAACCCCGAGATCAACATCCGCGAAGTGACCGCCCCGGCGCGTCACTGGGAAGGTGGCGCGTTCGTCGAGACGCCTGCCATGGGCAAGAAGGTGTCGTTCGACTTCGAGGGCGTCGGCCCCAAGAACATGTATATGATGTATCACGAGGAGCTGGAGAGCCTGGCCAAGTTCATCCCCGAACTGGACCGCGCCCGCTTCTGGATGACCTTCGGCGATGAGTACATCAAGCATCTGACCGTGCTGCAGAATGTGGGCATGACCCGCATCGATCCGGTGATCTACAATGGCGTGGAGATCATCCCCCTGCAGTTCCTCAAGGCCGTGCTGCCCGAGCCGAGCACGCTGGGCGCCACCACCAAGGGCAAGACCAACATCGGCGACATCGCCACCGGTGAAGCTCTGGACGGCAGCGGCGAGAAGACCTTCTACATCAAGAACATCTGCGACCACGAAGCCTGCTTCGAGGAAACCGGCAACCAGGCCGTCAGCTACACCACCGGCGTGCCCGCGATGATCGGCGCCGCGCTGATGCTGACCGGCGCCTGGAAGGGCGAGGGCGTGTTCAACATCGAGCAGCTCGATCCCGATCCCTTCATGGAGATGCTCAACACGCAGGGCCTGCCCTGGACGGTTGAGGAACTGGCCGGTCCGGTCGAGTTTTGA
- a CDS encoding DMT family protein, translating into MLAGSNIFMNLAWYGHLKEPNKALWVAVLGSWALAFCEYCLAVPANRIGSKAYSLAQLKTMQEVFSLAGFVLVAWALFGQKPGLAQLAGFVLIVAGAALIFKGN; encoded by the coding sequence ATGTTGGCAGGATCAAACATCTTTATGAATCTGGCATGGTATGGTCACCTGAAAGAGCCGAACAAGGCGCTTTGGGTGGCCGTGCTGGGCAGCTGGGCTTTGGCCTTTTGCGAGTACTGTCTGGCGGTGCCGGCCAACCGCATCGGCTCGAAAGCCTATTCGCTGGCGCAGTTGAAGACCATGCAGGAGGTGTTCTCCCTCGCTGGCTTCGTGCTGGTGGCATGGGCGCTGTTCGGGCAGAAGCCGGGGTTGGCGCAATTGGCTGGTTTCGTGCTGATCGTCGCGGGTGCGGCGCTGATTTTCAAAGGGAATTGA
- a CDS encoding carboxynorspermidine decarboxylase, protein METRAGDPGAFAHFDLNRVESPAFVVDAAKLRANLAVLADVRDRAGIKLLSAMKAFSMWRMAPLIGEYLDGVCTSGLWEARLADEHYEGEIATYCAAYKAEDLPEICAISDHVIFNSPMQIARFRPVLAEQPSAFDLGLRINPLHREGEVEKYDPCAIGSRLGFPVDQLMSEHLEGVTGLHFHTLCEQDFEPLQRTWDALYPRIAPYLAANGGPIHWLNFGGGHHITRADYQRDDLVAFLQAVKAQTGCQLYLEPGEAVALDAGILIGTVLDSHTNGVPVAIVDVSATCHMPDVIEAPYRPAMLGELAEGTATRLGGPSCLAGDVIGDYRLPVAVEPGARFAFLDQAHYSMVKTTTFNGVPLPSIWLWDSADDSLECVKRFGWETFRDRLS, encoded by the coding sequence ATGGAAACCCGTGCGGGTGATCCGGGCGCTTTTGCCCATTTCGATCTGAACCGTGTCGAGAGCCCGGCCTTCGTGGTCGATGCCGCCAAGCTGCGCGCCAATCTGGCGGTGCTGGCCGATGTGCGCGACCGCGCGGGGATCAAGCTGCTGTCGGCGATGAAAGCCTTTTCCATGTGGCGCATGGCCCCGCTGATCGGCGAGTATCTCGACGGCGTCTGCACCAGCGGCCTGTGGGAAGCGCGTCTGGCCGACGAGCATTACGAGGGCGAGATTGCCACCTATTGCGCGGCCTATAAGGCCGAAGACCTGCCCGAGATCTGCGCGATTTCGGACCATGTGATCTTCAACTCGCCGATGCAGATCGCGCGTTTCCGCCCGGTGCTGGCCGAGCAGCCCAGCGCCTTCGATCTGGGCCTGCGCATCAACCCGCTCCACCGCGAGGGTGAGGTGGAGAAATACGATCCCTGCGCGATCGGCTCGCGTCTGGGCTTCCCGGTGGACCAACTGATGTCCGAGCATCTGGAAGGCGTCACCGGCCTGCATTTCCACACGCTCTGCGAGCAGGATTTCGAGCCGCTGCAGCGCACCTGGGATGCGCTCTATCCGCGTATCGCGCCCTATTTGGCGGCGAATGGCGGCCCCATCCACTGGCTGAACTTCGGCGGCGGGCATCACATCACCCGCGCCGATTACCAGCGCGACGATCTGGTCGCCTTCCTGCAGGCGGTGAAGGCCCAGACCGGCTGCCAACTCTATCTGGAGCCGGGCGAGGCCGTGGCGCTGGACGCGGGCATCCTGATCGGCACGGTGCTCGATTCGCACACCAATGGTGTGCCGGTGGCGATCGTCGATGTCTCGGCCACCTGCCATATGCCCGATGTGATCGAGGCGCCCTATCGCCCCGCCATGCTGGGTGAACTGGCCGAGGGCACCGCAACCCGTCTGGGCGGCCCCTCCTGTCTGGCGGGCGATGTGATCGGCGATTACCGCCTGCCGGTCGCCGTCGAGCCGGGCGCGCGTTTCGCCTTCCTCGATCAGGCGCATTATTCGATGGTGAAGACCACCACCTTCAACGGCGTTCCCTTGCCCTCGATCTGGCTCTGGGATTCGGCGGATGATTCGCTGGAATGCGTGAAGCGATTCGGTTGGGAGACCTTCCGCGACCGACTGTCCTGA
- a CDS encoding type III PLP-dependent enzyme produces MSIYPDAPSVARALAPTEPVILNRPQAAARAARFFAEKFPGKSLYAVKANPSPDLLRVLWSAGITHYDTASIVEVRLVRETLGPDAVLCFMHPVKPAAAIAEAYHVHGVRTFSLDTVEELEKIVEATRSPDGKAAEDLSLCVRLRVSSEYSELSLASKFGVDLVDAAPLLQATRQVADCLGICFHVGSQAMTPFAYVTALERARVAIVDASVTVDIIDVGGGFPSIYPGMVPPPLEDYFASIHRAFESLPVSYSSELWCEPGRALSAEFNSMIVQVEKRRGNELFINEGAYGALYDAAHVDWRFPVKRISLTGQDIDDENAMEEFAFYGPTCDDADYMEGPFVLPAGIKPGDYIEVGMLGAYGAAMRTRFNGFGAGETVIATDEPMASQYAGKRRDPRTSDNVVSLR; encoded by the coding sequence TTGTCCATTTATCCTGACGCACCGTCTGTAGCTCGCGCCCTCGCGCCTACCGAACCGGTCATCCTGAATCGCCCGCAGGCCGCTGCGCGCGCTGCCCGCTTCTTTGCCGAGAAGTTTCCGGGCAAGTCGCTCTATGCGGTCAAGGCCAACCCCAGCCCGGACCTGCTCCGCGTGCTGTGGAGCGCCGGCATCACGCATTACGACACCGCCTCGATCGTCGAGGTGCGTCTGGTGCGCGAAACGCTGGGCCCCGATGCCGTGCTGTGCTTCATGCACCCGGTGAAGCCCGCTGCCGCGATTGCCGAGGCCTATCATGTCCATGGCGTGCGCACCTTCAGCCTCGACACCGTCGAGGAGCTGGAGAAGATCGTCGAGGCGACCCGTTCGCCCGACGGCAAGGCCGCCGAGGATCTGTCGCTCTGCGTGCGCCTGCGCGTCTCCTCGGAATATTCCGAGCTGAGCCTGGCGTCGAAGTTCGGTGTTGATCTGGTCGATGCCGCGCCGCTGCTGCAGGCCACCCGTCAGGTTGCCGATTGCCTGGGCATCTGCTTCCACGTCGGTTCGCAGGCGATGACCCCCTTCGCCTATGTCACCGCGCTGGAGCGGGCCCGCGTGGCCATCGTCGATGCGTCGGTCACCGTGGACATCATCGATGTCGGCGGCGGCTTCCCCTCGATCTATCCGGGCATGGTGCCGCCGCCGCTGGAGGATTATTTCGCCTCGATCCACCGCGCCTTCGAATCGCTGCCGGTGTCCTATTCGTCGGAACTGTGGTGCGAGCCGGGCCGTGCCCTCTCGGCCGAGTTCAACTCGATGATCGTGCAGGTCGAGAAGCGTCGCGGCAATGAGCTGTTCATCAATGAAGGCGCTTACGGCGCGCTCTACGATGCCGCCCATGTCGACTGGCGTTTCCCGGTCAAGCGCATCAGCCTGACCGGCCAGGACATCGACGATGAGAACGCCATGGAAGAGTTCGCCTTCTATGGCCCGACCTGCGACGATGCCGACTATATGGAAGGGCCCTTCGTCCTTCCCGCCGGGATCAAGCCGGGCGACTACATCGAAGTGGGCATGCTGGGCGCCTATGGCGCTGCCATGCGCACCCGCTTCAACGGCTTCGGCGCGGGCGAGACGGTGATTGCCACCGACGAGCCCATGGCCAGCCAGTATGCCGGCAAGCGTCGCGATCCGCGCACGTCGGACAATGTGGTGTCGCTGCGCTAA
- the smpB gene encoding SsrA-binding protein SmpB: MARPKPTAFEKTKTVAENRRARFEYFIDDVYEAGIALTGTEVKSLRFGEGSIAEAYAEVKDSQVWLVNANVPEYNFGNRFNHVPKRPRKLLLHEREIAKLTGAVERKGMTLVPLSIYFNGKGRAKVELALAKGKNNADKRATVKERDWKRDQARIMREHN, from the coding sequence ATGGCACGCCCCAAACCCACCGCTTTCGAAAAGACCAAGACCGTTGCCGAGAACCGGCGCGCGCGCTTCGAATATTTCATCGATGACGTCTATGAGGCGGGCATCGCCCTGACCGGCACCGAGGTCAAATCGCTCCGCTTCGGCGAGGGCTCGATTGCCGAGGCCTATGCCGAGGTGAAGGATTCGCAGGTCTGGCTGGTCAATGCAAATGTGCCCGAATACAACTTCGGCAACCGCTTCAACCATGTGCCCAAGCGCCCGCGCAAGTTGCTGCTGCATGAGCGCGAGATCGCCAAGCTGACCGGCGCGGTGGAGCGCAAGGGCATGACCCTTGTCCCGCTCTCGATCTATTTCAACGGCAAGGGCCGCGCCAAGGTCGAACTGGCTCTGGCCAAGGGCAAGAACAATGCCGACAAGCGCGCCACGGTGAAAGAGCGCGACTGGAAACGCGATCAGGCCCGCATCATGCGGGAGCATAATTAG
- a CDS encoding DUF2062 domain-containing protein, translating into MASLLISNWASKHFPTREKLEKNRWIRPFAHLVLKPDLWRFNRRSVPRGIALGLFTGIAIPFAHSPVAALTAVVVRANVPVAIATTWTSNPLTWALIFPAAIAISNTLGFHVDMTAFRALLHSDASLGQWAGWLLSKAAPALMLGLLVEATIVASIGYGAAALGWRTWIGQKRKRRHHKR; encoded by the coding sequence GTGGCCTCGCTCCTGATCTCGAACTGGGCCAGCAAACACTTCCCCACCCGCGAAAAGCTGGAGAAGAACCGCTGGATCCGGCCCTTCGCCCATCTGGTGCTCAAGCCCGATCTGTGGCGCTTCAACCGCCGCAGCGTGCCGCGCGGCATCGCGCTGGGCCTGTTCACGGGCATCGCCATTCCCTTCGCCCATTCGCCCGTCGCGGCGCTGACGGCGGTGGTGGTGCGCGCCAATGTGCCCGTCGCCATCGCCACCACCTGGACCAGCAATCCGCTGACCTGGGCGCTGATTTTCCCCGCCGCCATCGCCATCAGCAACACGCTGGGCTTCCATGTGGACATGACGGCCTTCCGCGCTCTGCTGCATTCCGACGCATCGTTGGGGCAATGGGCCGGGTGGCTCTTGTCGAAGGCGGCGCCCGCCCTCATGCTGGGGCTGCTGGTGGAGGCGACGATTGTCGCCAGCATCGGCTATGGCGCGGCGGCGCTGGGCTGGCGCACCTGGATCGGGCAGAAGCGCAAGCGTCGTCACCATAAAAGGTGA